A window of the Carassius auratus strain Wakin unplaced genomic scaffold, ASM336829v1 scaf_tig00029804, whole genome shotgun sequence genome harbors these coding sequences:
- the LOC113079898 gene encoding NACHT, LRR and PYD domains-containing protein 12-like, producing the protein MGRPETFNVAVTSDPLIYLTCTASSEAGDLLKPVDDVLQRVKDQHKTNMKNKCERLIEGIKLQENESLLNRIYTQLYIIEGEREGVNEEHEVLQMEKTARTQHSQDTPIYCNDIFKASEEKKMKIKTVLTKGIAGIGKTVSVQKFILDWAEGKANQDVDFMFVLPFRELNLIRDHQYSLHRLLLDFHPELQDLDSKIYEECRVVFIFDGLDESRITLMFSDAHKVCDVTETSSVAVLMSKLMKGELLPSALIWITSRPAAANQIPSKYIHRLTKIQGFTEPQKEEYFRKRISDEHQASRIISHIRRARSLHIMCHIPVFCWISSTVLQKLLEEDLRAEIPQTLTEMYIHFLLVQINMSKQKYEERDPEKLLPSNREVIVKLAEVAFKQLMKGNVMFYEEDLIESSIDVTDASVYSGICTEIFKQESVIHQRKVYSFIHLSVQEFLASFYLFYCCLTKNKEPLHEFRPALDAGRKEQSNRSEEDSLYDLLTSAVDKTLESKNGCLDLFLRFLLGVSLESNQRLLQDLLTHTQNSSETIRKIIAYIKDKIKVMRTAPYNMSTEKSINLFLCLLEVKDQTLSREIQEFVKSAKHSKTDVSAARCATISYMLQMSEETLDELNLKKYNTSDEGRRRLIPAVINCRKALLAGCNLTAQHCEIVSSALQSSNTVMRELDLSNNDLQDSGVELLFNGLKRPNSQLGILRLGLCKLTAQCCERLSSALQSSNCVLRELDLSYNDLQDSGVEILSGALKSPNCKLNILRLAMCKFTGRSCETVSSVLQSSYCVLRELDLSNNDLQDSGVKLLSDGLKSPNCQLQILRLSGCMVTEEGCGYLSSALSSNPSHLRELDLSYNHPGQSGVQLLNRKLQNTNCSLQTDVECGGEIRIRAGLQKYACDLTLDPNTANIYLVLSKDNRKVEHMKDHQPYPDHPDRFEHYLQVLCEESLTGRCYWEAEWSGEEANISVTYKGISRKGRSNECVLGYNEKSWRLECKHDKFTSWHKFNSTVLPVPSRPSNRVGVYVDVSAGSLSFYSVSDTHTLTHLHTYNTTFTEPLYAGFSLSKCLVLLCQIK; encoded by the exons ATGGGGCGACCTGAAACTTTCAATGTTGCTGTGACTTCTGACCCCCT AATATATTTGACCTGCACTGCATCCAGTGAGGCTGGGGACCTGCTGAAACCAGTGGATGATGTTCTTCAGAGAGTCAAGGACCAGCACAAAACCAACATGAAGAACAAGTGTGAGAGATTAATTGAGGGAATCAAACTCCAGGAGAATGAAAGCCTCCTGAACAGgatctacacacagctctacatcatagagggagagagagaaggagtgaatgaagaacatgaggttttacagatggagaaaacagccagaacacaacactcacaagacactccaatctactgcaatgacatctttaaagcctcc gaggagaagaagatgaaaatcaagactgttcttactaaaggcatcgctggaatcggaaaaaccgtctctgtgcagaagttcattctggactgggccgagggaaaagccaatcaggatgtagatttcatgtttgtgcttccatttcgagagctgaacttgatccgagatcatcagtacagtcttcacagacttctgctggactttcatcctgaacttcaagatctggactcaaagatttatgaggagtgtagagttgtgttcatctttgatggtctggatgaaagcagaatcacactgatgttttcagacgctcataaagtttgtgatgtgactgagacttcatcagtggctgtgttgatgtcaaagctcatgaaaggagagctgcttccctctgctctcatctggatcacctccagaccagcagcagccaatcagatcccctccaaatacatccaccgtctgacaaaaattcagggattcactgagcctcagaaggaggaatatttcaggaagagaatcagtgatgagcatcaagccagcagaatcatctcacacatcagaagagcaagaagcctccacatcatgtgccacatccccgtcttctgctggatctcatccactgtgcttcagaagctcctggaagaagatctgagagcagaaatccctcaaactctgactgaaatgtacatccacttcctgctggTTCAGATCAACATGAGCaagcagaagtatgaagagagagatccagagaaactcctgccgtccaacagagaagtgattgtgaaacttgctgaagtggctttcaaacagctgatgaagggcaatgtgatgttctatgaggaggacctgattgagagcagCATAGACGTCACTGATgcctcagtgtattctgggatctgcactgagatctttaagcaggaatctgtgattcatcagaggaaagtctacagcttcattcatctgagcgtTCAGGAGTTTCTCGCGTCTTTCTATCTGTTTTACTGCTGTTTAACAAAGAACAAGGAGCCACTGCATGAATTCAGACCGGCACTGGATGCAGGAAGGAAGGAGCAATCTAACAGATCTGAAGAAGACTCTCTGTATGATCTACTTACATCAGCAGTAGATAAAACTCTTGAGAGTAAGAATGGATGTCTGGATctgttcctgcggttcctgctgggcgtctcactggagtccaatcagagactcttgcaggatctactgacacacacacagaacagctcAGAGACCATCAGGAAAATTATTGCTTATATCAAAGACAAAATCAAAGTCATGAGGACTGCTCCATACAACATGTCTACTGAaaaatccatcaatctgttcctctgtctgctggaagttaaagatcagactctgtccagagagattcaggagtttgtgaaatcagCCAAACATTCAAAAACTGATGTCTCTGCTGCTCGCTGCGCAACAATCTcctacatgcttcagatgtcagaggaGACACTGGATGAACTGAACCTCAAGAAGTACAATACATCAGACGAGGGGAGAagaagactgataccagctgtgatcaactgcagaaaagcCTT ACTTGCTggctgtaatctcactgctcagCATTGTGAAATTGTGTCAtcagctctacaatcctcaaacACTGTcatgagagagctggatctgagtaacaatgacctgcaggactcTGGTGTGGAGCTTCTTTTTAATGGACTGAAGAGACCGAACTCTCAGTTGGGGATACTGAG ATTGGGGCTCTGTAAGCTCACTGCTCAGTGTTGTGAGAGATTGTCATCTGCTCTTCAATCatcaaactgtgtcctgagagagctggatctgagttacaatgacctgcaggactcTGGTGTGGAGATTCTTTCTGGTGCACTGAAGAGTCCAAATTGTAAATTGAACATATTGAG ATTGGCCATGTGTAAATTCACTGGTCGTTCATGTGAAACTGTGTCATCAGTTCTACAATCTTCATACTGTgttctgagagagctggatctgagtaacaatgacctgcaggattcaggagtgaagctgctttctgatggactgaagagtccaaactgtcagctgcagatactgag gttgtctggctgtatggtgacagaggaaggctgtggttatttgtcttcagctctgagttcaaacccctcacacctgagggagctggatctgagctacaatcacccaggacaaTCAGGAGTCCAGCTGCTCAACCGCAAACTGCAGAATACAAACTGCTCACTACAAACTGA TGTGGAGTGTGGTGGAGAGATCAGGATAAGAGCAGGGCTGCAAAAAT ATgcctgtgatctcacactggatccaaacacagcaaacataTATCTAGTCCTGTCTAAGGACAACAGAAAGGTGGAACATATGAAAGATCATCAGCCGTATCCTGACCATCCTGACAGATTTGAGCACTATCTTCAGGTTCTGTGTGAAGAGAGTCtgactggacgctgttactgggaggctGAATGGAGTGGAGAGGAGGCTAATATATCAGTCACATATAAAGGAATCAGCAGGAAAGGAAGGAGCAATGAATGTGTTTTGGGGTACAATGAAAAGTCCTGGAGGTTAGAGTGCAAACATGATAAATTTACATCCTGGCACAAGTTCAACAGCACCGTCTTACCCGTCCCTTCACGCCCCTCTAATAGAGTAGGAGTGTATGTGGACGTCTCGGCCGgctctctgtccttctacagcgtctctgacacacacacactcacacacttacacacatataacaccacattcactgaacccctctaCGCTGGATTTAGCCTTTCTAAATGTTTGGTGCTTCTGTGCCAAATCAAATAA